The proteins below come from a single Mya arenaria isolate MELC-2E11 chromosome 8, ASM2691426v1 genomic window:
- the LOC128242688 gene encoding rab proteins geranylgeranyltransferase component A 2-like isoform X2 has translation MDLPNEFDVIVLGTGMPESIVAAAFSRIGHKVLHLDKNEHYSGDWASFNLKGIEEWAKQHEGSVSSYGTLAKPDINEKDILEDGETLIDMPLNTTNFQQASFEYYVGDLQPEELSEPATAEPDSDKGEVTADNTETDSVDESSKENAVDDKSDGGASEEKLNENKEAVNEITKDIGELKTVDESAQKDDNKAGNSEKDTVKTDGKKQWTRSTIKDEWRKFNLDLSPKVLYSVGDMVELLIQSDIAKYCEFKTITQILTVTQGKVEKVPCSRADVFSSKSVSMLEKRMLMKFIQFCLEYENNVEQLGDILEKPFTEFLTSRKLTPTIKHYVQHSIAMATDSMTTRQGLTQMKKFLQSLGRYGNTAFLWSLYGSGELPQSFCRMCAVFGGVYCLRTTAASLIMGKQNSCTGIVTTDGQKIKCKWLIMQASYAPEAFNKETFQKTSAISRGILLTDKPLLMQEQQELSLMCLPCPDDGDRPIFLLELPSSSMSSPRGLYVNHLTRQGKDDVLPKDDLAYAVNTLFNSDPESTDQSKPSVVWSLFFSQFDQSVIQDSDHLPSNVVLMSGPGSELDIDQCVGEARAVFQKILPDEEFLPKAPNPEDIIYVDDNEAQVADGNSQSEFLTSDKDQSEETQVSDDNSQSNVLKDEEVGNEHGQSDVKKNSTDQLEELKVPVIIQDTSQSEVKKDSSDQMEEANVASDDRS, from the exons ATGGACCTGCCAAACGAATTCGACGTAATTGTTCTTGGCACGG GAATGCCAGAAAGCATTGTAGCCGCTGCATTTTCAAGAATTGGCCATAAAGTCTTGCATTTAGACAA AAATGAGCATTATAGTGGTGACTGGGCATCATTCAATCTCAAAGGAATTGAAGAATGGGCTAAGCAACATGAG GGTTCTGTATCCTCCTATGGTACCCTTGCCAAACCAGACataaatgaaaaagatattCTAGAAGATGGAGAAACACTCATTGACATGCCATTGAATACAACAAACTTTCAGCAAGCATCTTTTGAATATTATGTGGG TGATCTCCAACCAGAAGAGTTGTCCGAGCCAGCAACGGCTGAACCTGACAGTGATAAAGGAGAGGTCACAGCTGACAACACTGAAACGGATTCTGTTGATGAAAGTAGTAAAGAGAATGCAGTTGATGACAAAAGTGATGGAGGTGCTAGTGAAGAAAAGCTGAATGAAAACAAGGAAGCTGTGAATGAAATTACAAAAGATATTGGTGAACTGAAAACTGTAGATGAAAGTGCACAAAAAGATGATAACAAGGCTGGTAATAGTGAAAAAGACACAGTTAAGACTGATGGCAAAAAACAGTGGACCAGATCGACGATAAAGGATGAATGGAGAAAATTTAATCTTGATTTATCACCAAAG GTGCTGTACTCAGTCGGGGATATGGTGGAGCTGCTTATTCAATCTGATATAGCCAAGTATTGTGAGTTCAAGACTATCACTCAAATACTCACAGTTACACAAGGGAAAGTTGAAAAG GTTCCATGTTCAAGAGCTGATGTGTTCAGCAGCAAATCAGTCAGTATGTTGGAGAAAAGGATGTTGATGAAGTTTATCCAGTTTTGTCTAGAGTATGAAAACAATGTGGAACAGCTTGGAG ATATTCTGGAAAAGCCTTTCACCGAATTCCTAACATCCAGAAAGTTGACGCCCACTATTAAGCACTATGTTCAACattccattgccatggcaactgaCAGTATGACAACAAGACAG GGTTTGACGCAGATGAAGAAGTTCCTTCAGTCTCTTGGTCGCTACGGCAACACAGCCTTCCTGTGGTCACTGTATGGAAGTGGAGAGCTGCCACAAAGTTTCTGCAG AATGTGTGCCGTGTTTGGTGGTGTCTACTGTCTCCGAACTACAGCCGCCTCTCTCATCATGGGCAAGCAAAACAG CTGTACAGGTATTGTGACTACAGACGGCCAGAAGATCAAATGCAA GTGGCTGATTATGCAAGCAAGCTACGCACCAGAGGCATTCAACAAGGAAACCTTCCAAAA AACATCGGCAATTTCCAGAGGTATCTTATTAACAGACAAGCCGCTGTTAATGCAAGAACAACAAGAG CTGTCCTTGATGTGCTTACCCTGCCCTGATGATGGGGACCGGCCAATATTCCTGCTAGAGTTACCTTCCTCTAGTATGTCATCACCTCGTGGGTTAT ATGTAAACCACCTTACCAGACAAGGCAAGGATGATGTTTTACCAAAGGATGACCTGGCATATGCTGTCAATACTCTTTTTAACAGCG ATCCAGAATCAACCGACCAATCAAAACCAAGTGTTGTGTGGTCACTCTTCTTCAGCCAATTTGACCAGTCTGTTATCCAGGATAGTGACCACTTGCCTAGCAACGTAGTGTTAATGTCCGGGCCTGGATCAGAACTGGACATTGACCAATGTGTAGGAGAG GCAAGGGCTGTTTTCCAGAAAATTTTACCAGATGAGGAGTTTCTGCCTAAAGCCCCGAACCCAGAAGACATTATATATGTAGATGATAATGAGGCTCAGGTTGCTGATGGCAACAGCCAATCAGAATTCCTGACCAGTGACAAAGACCAATCAGAGGAAACACAAGTTTCTGATGACAACAGCCAATCGAATGTCTTGAAAGATGAGGAGGTTGGTAATGAACATGGCCAATCAGATGTCAAGAAAAACTCTACTGACCAATTAGAAGAGTTGAAAGTCCCTGTGATCATACAAGACACTAGCCAATCAGAAGTCAAGAAAGATAGCAGTGACCAAATGGAAGAGGCAAATGTTGCAAGTGATGACAGATCATGA
- the LOC128242688 gene encoding rab proteins geranylgeranyltransferase component A 2-like isoform X1 has protein sequence MDLPNEFDVIVLGTGMPESIVAAAFSRIGHKVLHLDKNEHYSGDWASFNLKGIEEWAKQHEGSVSSYGTLAKPDINEKDILEDGETLIDMPLNTTNFQQASFEYYVGDLQPEELSEPATAEPDSDKGEVTADNTETDSVDESSKENAVDDKSDGGASEEKLNENKEAVNEITKDIGELKTVDESAQKDDNKAGNSEKDTVKTDGKKQWTRSTIKDEWRKFNLDLSPKVLYSVGDMVELLIQSDIAKYCEFKTITQILTVTQGKVEKVPCSRADVFSSKSVSMLEKRMLMKFIQFCLEYENNVEQLGDILEKPFTEFLTSRKLTPTIKHYVQHSIAMATDSMTTRQGLTQMKKFLQSLGRYGNTAFLWSLYGSGELPQSFCRMCAVFGGVYCLRTTAASLIMGKQNSCTGIVTTDGQKIKCKWLIMQASYAPEAFNKETFQKTSAISRGILLTDKPLLMQEQQEQLSLMCLPCPDDGDRPIFLLELPSSSMSSPRGLYVNHLTRQGKDDVLPKDDLAYAVNTLFNSDPESTDQSKPSVVWSLFFSQFDQSVIQDSDHLPSNVVLMSGPGSELDIDQCVGEARAVFQKILPDEEFLPKAPNPEDIIYVDDNEAQVADGNSQSEFLTSDKDQSEETQVSDDNSQSNVLKDEEVGNEHGQSDVKKNSTDQLEELKVPVIIQDTSQSEVKKDSSDQMEEANVASDDRS, from the exons ATGGACCTGCCAAACGAATTCGACGTAATTGTTCTTGGCACGG GAATGCCAGAAAGCATTGTAGCCGCTGCATTTTCAAGAATTGGCCATAAAGTCTTGCATTTAGACAA AAATGAGCATTATAGTGGTGACTGGGCATCATTCAATCTCAAAGGAATTGAAGAATGGGCTAAGCAACATGAG GGTTCTGTATCCTCCTATGGTACCCTTGCCAAACCAGACataaatgaaaaagatattCTAGAAGATGGAGAAACACTCATTGACATGCCATTGAATACAACAAACTTTCAGCAAGCATCTTTTGAATATTATGTGGG TGATCTCCAACCAGAAGAGTTGTCCGAGCCAGCAACGGCTGAACCTGACAGTGATAAAGGAGAGGTCACAGCTGACAACACTGAAACGGATTCTGTTGATGAAAGTAGTAAAGAGAATGCAGTTGATGACAAAAGTGATGGAGGTGCTAGTGAAGAAAAGCTGAATGAAAACAAGGAAGCTGTGAATGAAATTACAAAAGATATTGGTGAACTGAAAACTGTAGATGAAAGTGCACAAAAAGATGATAACAAGGCTGGTAATAGTGAAAAAGACACAGTTAAGACTGATGGCAAAAAACAGTGGACCAGATCGACGATAAAGGATGAATGGAGAAAATTTAATCTTGATTTATCACCAAAG GTGCTGTACTCAGTCGGGGATATGGTGGAGCTGCTTATTCAATCTGATATAGCCAAGTATTGTGAGTTCAAGACTATCACTCAAATACTCACAGTTACACAAGGGAAAGTTGAAAAG GTTCCATGTTCAAGAGCTGATGTGTTCAGCAGCAAATCAGTCAGTATGTTGGAGAAAAGGATGTTGATGAAGTTTATCCAGTTTTGTCTAGAGTATGAAAACAATGTGGAACAGCTTGGAG ATATTCTGGAAAAGCCTTTCACCGAATTCCTAACATCCAGAAAGTTGACGCCCACTATTAAGCACTATGTTCAACattccattgccatggcaactgaCAGTATGACAACAAGACAG GGTTTGACGCAGATGAAGAAGTTCCTTCAGTCTCTTGGTCGCTACGGCAACACAGCCTTCCTGTGGTCACTGTATGGAAGTGGAGAGCTGCCACAAAGTTTCTGCAG AATGTGTGCCGTGTTTGGTGGTGTCTACTGTCTCCGAACTACAGCCGCCTCTCTCATCATGGGCAAGCAAAACAG CTGTACAGGTATTGTGACTACAGACGGCCAGAAGATCAAATGCAA GTGGCTGATTATGCAAGCAAGCTACGCACCAGAGGCATTCAACAAGGAAACCTTCCAAAA AACATCGGCAATTTCCAGAGGTATCTTATTAACAGACAAGCCGCTGTTAATGCAAGAACAACAAGAG CAGCTGTCCTTGATGTGCTTACCCTGCCCTGATGATGGGGACCGGCCAATATTCCTGCTAGAGTTACCTTCCTCTAGTATGTCATCACCTCGTGGGTTAT ATGTAAACCACCTTACCAGACAAGGCAAGGATGATGTTTTACCAAAGGATGACCTGGCATATGCTGTCAATACTCTTTTTAACAGCG ATCCAGAATCAACCGACCAATCAAAACCAAGTGTTGTGTGGTCACTCTTCTTCAGCCAATTTGACCAGTCTGTTATCCAGGATAGTGACCACTTGCCTAGCAACGTAGTGTTAATGTCCGGGCCTGGATCAGAACTGGACATTGACCAATGTGTAGGAGAG GCAAGGGCTGTTTTCCAGAAAATTTTACCAGATGAGGAGTTTCTGCCTAAAGCCCCGAACCCAGAAGACATTATATATGTAGATGATAATGAGGCTCAGGTTGCTGATGGCAACAGCCAATCAGAATTCCTGACCAGTGACAAAGACCAATCAGAGGAAACACAAGTTTCTGATGACAACAGCCAATCGAATGTCTTGAAAGATGAGGAGGTTGGTAATGAACATGGCCAATCAGATGTCAAGAAAAACTCTACTGACCAATTAGAAGAGTTGAAAGTCCCTGTGATCATACAAGACACTAGCCAATCAGAAGTCAAGAAAGATAGCAGTGACCAAATGGAAGAGGCAAATGTTGCAAGTGATGACAGATCATGA